Proteins from one Bombus pascuorum chromosome 15, iyBomPasc1.1, whole genome shotgun sequence genomic window:
- the LOC132914586 gene encoding tumor protein p53-inducible nuclear protein 2, with the protein MLSSLANYLLGGNISDAQDSRQGSNNETPESHPVIARLSQVEIEGDDWILIDRADNPASSTTFFDSILVEGTTALEESWYVTPPACFTRAGPVNVETSPLEDLLIEHPSMSVYRATAPSIAPETPPPTPDAPEEPGVEEDALTNIASSAPVTATPASPERAPGRSENERQTTRRPDTHDERPRARTEKRIVQLRSAQKVYEKRTTQALKRGRLDRSNKLREVLSVKGKRPRRQDRLRIQNSGANNNRKC; encoded by the exons ATGCTGAGCAGTTTGGCAAACTACCTACTCGGAGGTAATATCTCCGACGCGCAGGATTCACGGCAAGGGTCCAATAATGAAACCCCGGAGTCTCATCCAGTAATAGCGAGGCTCAGTCAGGTGGAGATTGAGGGCGATGACTGGATCCTCATTGACCGTGCTG ACAATCCAGCAAGTTCCACCACTTTCTTCGACTCCATTTTAG TTGAGGGAACGACGGCGCTGGAGGAGTCGTGGTATGTAACACCACCCGCATGTTTTACACGGGCTGGTCCCGTGAACGTAGAAACATCACCGCTAGAGGACCTACTGATAGAACATCCCAGTATGTCCGTTTACCGAGCCACAGCGCCTTCGATCGCCCCCGAAACTCCACCGCCAACGCCAGACGCACCGGAAGAGCCAGGCGTCGAGGAGGACGCTCTGACAAACATCGCTTCCAGTGCACCGGTCACGGCAACACCGGCATCGCCGGAACGTGCCCCCGGTAGAAGCGAAAATGAGCGACAAACAACCCGTAGACCAGACACCCACGACGAAAGACCTCGTGCACGCACTGAGAAGAGGATAGTTCAGCTTCGGTCGGCGCAAAAG GTTTACGAGAAGAGGACAACCCAAGCACTGAAGAGAGGTCGCCTGGATAGAAGTAACAAGCTGAGGGAAGTGTTGAGCGTAAAAGGCAAGCGGCCGCGCCGCCAAGACCGCTTGCGTATCCAAAACAGTGGCGCGAACAACAACCGGAAATGCTAG